One stretch of Schlesneria sp. DSM 10557 DNA includes these proteins:
- a CDS encoding STAS domain-containing protein, with the protein MTAVLAQSFYVEQVNDVTVVCTMVPAIVDGNYELISDELFELVEHITAHGPIQVVMDLGSLKSIDDWGVAMLRAFDETIDSCGGVTIFCRLSDTVAAALHESGLSSSLRICETCAQAVWSF; encoded by the coding sequence ATGACCGCAGTACTTGCTCAGAGTTTTTATGTCGAACAAGTCAACGATGTGACTGTCGTGTGCACTATGGTTCCTGCCATTGTCGACGGCAACTACGAACTCATTTCCGACGAGCTTTTCGAACTTGTTGAACATATCACAGCCCACGGTCCGATTCAGGTTGTGATGGATCTGGGCAGCTTGAAATCGATTGACGATTGGGGCGTCGCCATGTTGCGGGCCTTCGATGAAACAATCGATAGCTGTGGTGGAGTTACCATTTTCTGCCGCCTCTCAGACACCGTGGCCGCAGCCCTGCATGAGAGCGGATTGAGCAGCAGCCTTCGCATCTGCGAGACGTGTGCTCAGGCCGTCTGGTCCTTCTAA
- a CDS encoding efflux RND transporter permease subunit: MFSRFFIDRPIFASVLSILITLAGGLAVFELPIAQYPPVAPPTIQVDCNYPGASAQVVAQTVAAPIEQQVNGVENMLYMSSQSTSDGSYTLTVTFKPGVDLNLAQVLVQNRVSLSIPSLPDVVRQTGVTTRKRSPDILLTVSLNCPDDRYDQLYLSNFAVLRVKDELARLPGISEVLVFGQRDYSMRIWVDPDKLAMRELGISDVVNALRQENLEVAAGQIGQSPTPPKSDGSDVVRQLPIDVLGRLSTVEEFENVIVRMSGEGEIICIKDVGRVEMGARSQDVSNRFDGKPTVGLAIFQLPDANALETADLIKSKMKELSESFPDGVHYEVGYDTTPFIRESIEEVVKALRDSVILVALVVLIFLQGWRAAVIPLIAVPVAIVGTFAAMAITGFSINNLTLFGLVLAIGIVVDDAIVVVEAVEHYIEKGLSPREAAIWAMEEVSGPVIAVGLVLSAVFIPCAFLSGIVGQFFRQFALTIAISTIISTFNSLTLSPALAALLLKPKSAGRDPLTWLIDTLFGWFFWLFNRTFGLSTRLYIGIVGGLLRVPILVLVAYVGLLWLTNDTFQRLPTGFIPTQDKGYFIASIQLPDSAAAIRTRDVVARIEKIALETPGIKNVNSVAGNSFVLSAYGSNFGSMFIILKDFHHRRDPSMQADEILKVLRKRYATEIPEAIINVFPPPAVSGLGRAGGYKLMIEDRGEVGLKVLQEQTDNIVSQGNKPSASALTGLFTVYKANSPQLFVDIDRRACLTQGISLNDVFGTLQAYLGSRYVNNFNRFGRTWQVVVQADSQFRDEIQDVGRLRVRNRMGEMVPLAAIASVREISSPLVLTRYNMYPAAAINGNVEPGFSTGQAIEQVEALTRTELPNTMSMEWTEITYLERMVGNTGIIVFALSVVFVFLVLAALYESWSMPLAVILVVPMCVLSSITGVAIASMDINLFTQIGFIVLIGLACKNAILIVEFAKYRRSEGVPAREAILHACELRLRPILMTSFAFILGVVPLVIATGAGAEMRRALGTAVFSGMLGVTFFGIFLTPVFFYVIDKMSGWQWLANSFPARVARFVLAVITLAPVRKMVRKRSAQPPVRNEIRSAVGDAD; the protein is encoded by the coding sequence ATGTTTTCAAGGTTCTTCATAGATCGACCGATCTTCGCCAGCGTCCTGTCGATCCTGATCACTCTGGCGGGCGGTCTTGCGGTCTTCGAACTGCCCATCGCTCAGTATCCCCCCGTCGCCCCGCCTACGATTCAGGTTGACTGCAATTATCCGGGGGCCAGTGCCCAGGTGGTGGCCCAGACCGTCGCGGCACCCATTGAGCAGCAGGTCAATGGCGTCGAAAACATGCTTTACATGTCGTCACAAAGTACCAGTGACGGCTCTTACACGTTGACGGTGACTTTCAAACCGGGCGTCGATCTGAACCTGGCACAGGTGCTCGTTCAGAACCGTGTCAGCCTGTCGATTCCCTCTCTTCCCGATGTGGTTCGTCAGACCGGCGTGACGACCAGAAAGCGTTCTCCTGACATTCTGCTCACCGTGAGTCTCAATTGTCCGGATGATCGCTACGATCAGCTATATCTCAGCAATTTCGCCGTGCTGCGAGTGAAGGATGAACTGGCTCGCCTTCCGGGGATCAGTGAAGTGCTGGTGTTCGGTCAGCGCGACTACAGTATGCGAATCTGGGTCGATCCCGACAAACTGGCGATGCGGGAACTGGGAATCAGCGACGTCGTCAACGCACTGCGTCAAGAAAACCTGGAAGTGGCCGCTGGCCAGATCGGTCAGTCTCCGACACCCCCCAAATCGGACGGTAGCGACGTCGTGCGGCAACTGCCAATCGATGTTCTGGGCCGACTCTCCACCGTCGAAGAATTCGAGAACGTCATTGTCCGTATGTCGGGCGAAGGCGAAATCATCTGCATCAAGGATGTGGGTCGCGTCGAGATGGGGGCACGCTCGCAGGACGTCAGCAACCGCTTTGATGGTAAGCCGACGGTGGGTCTGGCGATTTTTCAGTTGCCTGACGCGAACGCGCTGGAAACGGCCGACCTCATCAAGAGTAAGATGAAAGAGCTTTCGGAGTCATTTCCGGACGGAGTTCACTACGAAGTCGGTTACGATACGACCCCCTTTATTCGGGAATCGATTGAAGAGGTCGTTAAGGCTTTGCGCGATTCCGTGATTCTGGTGGCGCTCGTCGTGTTGATCTTCCTTCAGGGGTGGCGGGCTGCGGTCATTCCTCTGATCGCGGTTCCTGTGGCGATCGTGGGGACCTTTGCGGCAATGGCCATCACCGGCTTCAGCATCAACAATCTGACCTTGTTCGGTCTGGTGCTGGCGATCGGGATCGTGGTCGACGATGCCATCGTGGTGGTGGAAGCGGTTGAGCACTATATCGAGAAGGGGCTCTCTCCGCGCGAAGCTGCGATCTGGGCCATGGAAGAGGTTTCGGGCCCCGTCATTGCTGTGGGACTCGTGCTCAGCGCCGTGTTTATCCCGTGCGCTTTCCTCTCCGGGATTGTGGGGCAATTCTTCCGGCAGTTCGCGTTAACGATCGCCATCTCTACGATCATTTCGACTTTCAACTCGCTCACGCTCAGTCCGGCGCTGGCGGCGCTGCTGCTGAAGCCGAAGTCGGCTGGACGCGATCCCTTAACCTGGTTGATCGACACTCTGTTCGGCTGGTTCTTCTGGCTGTTCAACCGTACCTTCGGACTTTCCACCAGGCTGTATATCGGGATTGTGGGGGGGCTCCTGCGTGTACCGATTCTGGTGCTGGTGGCGTACGTCGGGTTGCTGTGGCTGACGAATGACACGTTCCAGCGCCTGCCCACGGGTTTCATTCCGACGCAGGATAAAGGCTATTTCATCGCCAGTATCCAGCTTCCCGATTCCGCCGCGGCAATTCGTACTCGTGATGTGGTTGCACGTATCGAGAAAATCGCGCTGGAAACACCGGGGATCAAGAACGTGAACTCCGTCGCTGGCAACTCGTTCGTGCTCAGTGCGTACGGATCAAACTTTGGTTCGATGTTCATCATCTTGAAAGACTTCCACCATCGGCGCGATCCGTCGATGCAAGCCGATGAAATCCTCAAAGTATTACGGAAGCGGTACGCGACCGAGATTCCGGAAGCAATCATCAACGTGTTTCCTCCCCCTGCGGTAAGCGGACTGGGGCGTGCAGGTGGTTATAAGCTGATGATTGAAGACCGTGGGGAAGTGGGGCTAAAGGTATTGCAGGAGCAGACGGATAACATCGTTTCTCAGGGAAACAAGCCGTCCGCCTCAGCACTGACGGGGCTGTTCACGGTCTATAAGGCCAATTCACCTCAACTGTTCGTCGACATCGACCGTCGTGCCTGTTTAACGCAGGGGATTTCGCTAAACGATGTCTTCGGGACGCTCCAGGCGTATCTGGGGTCCCGTTACGTCAATAACTTCAATCGCTTTGGCCGGACGTGGCAAGTTGTCGTTCAGGCCGACTCGCAATTCCGCGACGAAATTCAGGATGTGGGCCGGTTGCGAGTTCGTAACCGCATGGGCGAGATGGTTCCTCTGGCCGCGATTGCCTCCGTGCGCGAAATCAGCTCACCCCTTGTTCTGACTCGGTACAACATGTATCCCGCGGCGGCAATTAACGGGAACGTCGAACCGGGATTCAGTACGGGGCAGGCCATCGAACAGGTTGAAGCACTGACCCGCACCGAACTTCCCAATACGATGTCCATGGAGTGGACCGAGATCACCTATCTTGAGCGGATGGTGGGGAATACGGGGATCATCGTCTTCGCTTTATCGGTTGTATTTGTGTTCCTGGTGCTGGCAGCACTGTATGAAAGCTGGTCGATGCCACTGGCGGTGATTCTGGTGGTGCCGATGTGCGTGCTGAGTTCCATCACGGGCGTGGCGATTGCCTCCATGGACATCAACCTGTTCACTCAGATCGGCTTCATCGTGTTGATCGGGTTGGCGTGTAAGAATGCCATTCTGATCGTGGAGTTCGCAAAGTATCGCCGCAGTGAAGGGGTTCCTGCCCGAGAGGCGATTCTGCATGCATGCGAACTGCGACTGCGACCCATTCTGATGACGTCGTTCGCCTTCATTCTGGGGGTCGTGCCGCTGGTGATTGCCACTGGTGCGGGTGCCGAAATGCGTCGTGCCCTGGGAACGGCGGTTTTCAGCGGAATGCTCGGCGTGACCTTCTTCGGGATCTTCCTGACACCCGTCTTCTTCTACGTCATCGACAAGATGTCGGGGTGGCAGTGGCTGGCGAACTCGTTCCCCGCCAGGGTCGCTCGATTCGTATTGGCAGTAATCACGCTGGCGCCCGTCAGAAAGATGGTGCGAAAGCGATCCGCTCAACCGCCGGTCCGCAATGAGATCCGTAGTGCTGTTGGTGATGCTGATTAG
- a CDS encoding efflux RND transporter periplasmic adaptor subunit translates to MPIFPFRFDVSSVVIRSLVSRSPRAMVLLAGVLAMGCQKSVPPSKEAPPPVVSVAVPVVEEVQEFEETTGRLVAREAVEIRSRVSGYLDRTFFVDGANVQEDQPLFEIDARPYAAELARASANVEQGRARVDRLKREEERIRKLFGTKNTTQADLDLVSADLAEARAAVDGLIAAREIAELNLEFTKISSPITGRISRRLVDPGNLVKADETPLVTVMSLNPIYAYFDIDERTVLRVERLIREGKIPSPRDSKYHVSFALADETEFTRTGEIDFLDNHISATTGTLRLRATVENDNLLLQPGMFIRLHVPIGNPHPALLIPEEALGSDQGQRYVYVVNDEDVVTYRRVKIGLLKEGRRVIEEGLGPEDRVIVSGLQRARVGIKVNPELVAQKSPESAASPASEGKSVPAKSIERKPESGSTGGHKAVEAKATTDVLGRP, encoded by the coding sequence ATGCCAATATTCCCCTTTCGCTTTGACGTGAGTTCAGTCGTCATCCGCAGTCTCGTATCTCGTTCTCCACGGGCCATGGTCTTGCTTGCAGGCGTACTGGCGATGGGGTGCCAGAAGTCAGTTCCACCCTCCAAAGAAGCTCCCCCCCCGGTGGTGAGCGTTGCGGTGCCCGTAGTGGAAGAAGTTCAAGAGTTTGAAGAGACCACCGGCCGACTGGTTGCCCGCGAGGCTGTCGAAATTCGGTCGCGAGTGAGCGGATATCTGGATCGAACCTTTTTCGTCGACGGAGCGAACGTTCAGGAAGATCAGCCACTTTTTGAAATCGATGCACGTCCATACGCCGCAGAACTCGCCCGGGCCAGCGCCAATGTCGAACAAGGTCGTGCACGTGTCGATCGCCTGAAACGTGAAGAAGAACGTATTCGCAAGCTGTTCGGCACGAAGAACACCACACAGGCCGATCTGGACCTGGTGTCGGCAGACCTCGCGGAAGCCAGGGCGGCAGTCGATGGTTTGATCGCGGCCCGGGAAATCGCCGAACTGAATCTCGAGTTCACCAAGATCTCGTCGCCGATTACCGGACGTATCAGTCGACGACTGGTCGATCCCGGTAACCTGGTCAAAGCCGACGAGACGCCGCTTGTGACCGTGATGTCGCTGAATCCGATCTATGCCTACTTCGATATCGACGAACGAACCGTGCTTCGGGTCGAGCGACTGATCCGGGAAGGGAAGATTCCTTCGCCACGCGACTCCAAGTATCACGTCAGTTTCGCGCTGGCGGACGAAACCGAATTCACCCGCACGGGTGAGATCGACTTCCTTGATAACCACATTTCGGCGACCACCGGCACCCTGCGCCTGCGTGCGACCGTCGAAAACGACAACCTGCTGTTGCAACCGGGGATGTTCATTCGCCTGCACGTTCCGATTGGTAATCCTCATCCTGCCTTGCTGATTCCGGAAGAAGCTCTCGGGTCCGATCAGGGGCAACGTTATGTGTATGTCGTCAACGATGAAGATGTCGTGACCTATCGCCGCGTGAAGATCGGCTTGCTGAAAGAAGGACGCCGCGTCATTGAAGAGGGACTCGGCCCCGAAGATCGCGTGATCGTCTCGGGTTTGCAGCGTGCTCGCGTCGGAATCAAGGTGAACCCCGAACTGGTGGCCCAGAAAAGTCCTGAATCGGCAGCATCGCCGGCTTCCGAAGGAAAATCCGTTCCCGCCAAATCGATTGAGCGGAAACCGGAGAGCGGTTCGACAGGCGGGCATAAAGCCGTCGAAGCCAAGGCAACCACGGACGTGCTTGGCCGTCCCTGA